In a genomic window of Labilithrix sp.:
- a CDS encoding SUMF1/EgtB/PvdO family nonheme iron enzyme: protein MLADPLSLVGTTVSDKYEIERVVGEGGFALVYRANHRVWKRPVALKVFRALGDLPPDKRAGLVEDFIQEGRLLADLSERSAAICQARDVGELKTPDGREMPYMVLEWLEGQSLEEVVEAERAAMLPPRTAEQVVRILEPAAEALALAHRKGIAHRDVKPANIFVLGDPRGELSVKILDFGIAKVVQDVQRLAGSFQKTTGQVSSFTPAYGAPEQFSRQHGATGPWTDVFALGLIFTELMTNRPALFGDDLTQLAFCAMDPRRRPTPRTYGAQLSDALEAVLRRAVAVDIQERFQSMGEFWEAVRGALGMEALRGLATDSSRNTGAGYASMQQTSLAPSVPTGAGVTGPTAPGFVTTAAPESQRAPESQRAPNATMRASGPVAPPGGGNLGLVLGALGAFVVLGAIGTGLIVYRGTAAKPAPVASASVSAVPAPPPPPPTCPEGMAQIPGGKFFMGSDDKDDLEEERPAHQVTLSSYCMDVTEVTVEAYKACSDRGECKRAPRDNDYPGIDATAHKIYDPLCNIRDPEGRAKHPINCVDWELADAYCKAVGKRLPTEAEWEFATRGSDGRKYPWGDDPPSNGQFLNACGTECVAWAKLHPDPNNALEAMYQADDGFETTAPVGSFPKGTSQFGLKDVVGNVWEWVADWNAPYTADAQIDPKGPATGELRGVRGGSWNGADPAWVRPTYRRFAAPPTFRSHGIGIRCARALEVVDGG, encoded by the coding sequence ATGCTCGCAGACCCGCTCTCCCTCGTCGGTACTACGGTCTCGGACAAGTACGAGATCGAGCGCGTCGTCGGCGAGGGCGGCTTCGCGCTCGTGTATCGCGCGAACCATCGCGTGTGGAAGCGGCCCGTCGCGCTCAAGGTCTTCCGCGCGCTCGGCGATCTCCCGCCCGACAAACGCGCCGGGCTCGTCGAGGACTTCATCCAGGAGGGGCGACTCCTCGCCGATCTCTCCGAGCGCTCCGCCGCGATCTGTCAGGCGCGCGACGTCGGGGAGCTCAAGACGCCCGACGGTCGCGAGATGCCGTACATGGTCCTCGAGTGGCTCGAGGGCCAATCGCTCGAGGAGGTCGTCGAGGCCGAGCGCGCCGCGATGCTGCCGCCGCGCACGGCGGAGCAGGTCGTCCGCATCCTCGAGCCCGCGGCGGAGGCGCTCGCGCTCGCGCATCGGAAGGGCATCGCGCACCGCGACGTGAAGCCCGCGAACATCTTCGTGCTCGGCGATCCGCGCGGTGAGCTCTCGGTGAAGATCCTCGACTTCGGGATCGCGAAGGTCGTGCAGGACGTGCAGCGGCTCGCCGGATCGTTCCAGAAGACGACGGGGCAGGTGTCTTCGTTCACCCCCGCGTACGGCGCGCCGGAGCAGTTCAGCCGCCAGCACGGCGCGACGGGGCCGTGGACCGACGTGTTCGCGCTCGGGCTCATCTTCACCGAGCTCATGACGAACCGGCCCGCGCTCTTCGGCGACGACCTCACGCAGCTCGCGTTCTGCGCGATGGATCCGCGCCGCCGTCCGACCCCGCGGACCTACGGCGCGCAGCTCTCGGACGCGCTCGAGGCCGTCCTTCGCCGCGCGGTCGCGGTCGACATCCAAGAGCGCTTCCAGTCGATGGGTGAGTTCTGGGAGGCGGTCCGCGGCGCGCTCGGCATGGAAGCGCTGCGCGGCCTCGCGACCGACTCGTCGCGCAACACGGGGGCGGGGTACGCCTCGATGCAGCAGACAAGCCTCGCGCCGTCGGTCCCCACCGGCGCCGGCGTCACCGGCCCCACCGCGCCCGGCTTCGTCACCACCGCCGCGCCGGAGAGCCAGCGCGCGCCGGAGAGCCAGCGCGCGCCGAACGCGACGATGCGCGCGAGCGGCCCGGTCGCGCCTCCCGGGGGCGGGAACCTCGGTCTCGTCCTCGGCGCGCTCGGCGCGTTCGTCGTGCTCGGGGCGATCGGCACCGGGCTCATCGTGTACCGCGGCACCGCGGCGAAGCCGGCGCCGGTGGCGAGCGCGTCGGTGTCGGCCGTGCCCGCGCCGCCGCCTCCTCCTCCGACCTGCCCCGAAGGGATGGCGCAGATCCCGGGCGGGAAGTTCTTCATGGGCTCGGACGACAAGGACGACCTCGAGGAGGAGCGGCCCGCGCACCAAGTCACGCTTTCGTCTTATTGCATGGATGTGACGGAAGTCACGGTAGAGGCGTACAAGGCTTGCAGCGACCGCGGCGAGTGCAAGCGCGCGCCGCGCGACAACGACTACCCCGGCATCGACGCGACGGCGCACAAGATCTACGACCCGCTCTGCAACATCCGCGACCCGGAGGGGCGCGCGAAGCACCCGATCAACTGCGTCGACTGGGAGCTCGCCGACGCTTACTGCAAGGCGGTCGGGAAGCGGCTCCCGACCGAGGCGGAGTGGGAGTTCGCGACGCGCGGCTCCGACGGCCGCAAGTATCCGTGGGGCGACGACCCGCCGTCGAACGGGCAGTTCCTGAACGCGTGCGGGACCGAGTGCGTCGCGTGGGCGAAGCTGCACCCCGACCCGAACAACGCGCTCGAGGCGATGTACCAGGCGGACGACGGCTTCGAGACGACGGCGCCGGTGGGGAGCTTCCCGAAGGGCACGTCGCAGTTCGGGCTGAAGGACGTCGTCGGCAACGTCTGGGAGTGGGTCGCCGACTGGAACGCGCCGTACACCGCCGACGCGCAGATCGATCCGAAGGGCCCGGCGACGGGCGAGCTGAGAGGTGTCCGCGGCGGCTCGTGGAACGGCGCCGACCCGGCGTGGGTGCGCCCGACCTACCGCCGCTTCGCCGCGCCCCCGACCTTCCGCAGCCACGGCATCGGCATCCGCTGCGCCCGCGCGCTCGAAGTCGTCGACGGCGGCTGA
- a CDS encoding endonuclease VII domain-containing protein — translation MPRKPINQGGVCATCGSTDLGTRNRCRPCRARASRERWAANLLGERESSRLRTKAWRAENPLKVQAQDRRRRYGVTTRDVRAMLAAQDGRCAICRAPDPGCVDHCHDTRRVRGMLCRKCNAGLGQFRDDPRLLRAAIRYLEHHGKALDIGAETDDVSRPSRACLVSSVGRAGD, via the coding sequence ATGCCTCGCAAGCCGATCAACCAAGGCGGCGTCTGCGCGACCTGCGGGTCGACCGATCTCGGGACGCGCAATCGCTGCCGGCCGTGCCGCGCGCGCGCGTCACGCGAGAGGTGGGCGGCGAACCTGCTCGGCGAGCGAGAGTCGTCGCGCCTTCGCACGAAGGCATGGCGCGCCGAGAACCCGCTCAAGGTCCAGGCGCAGGACCGGAGGCGTCGCTACGGCGTCACGACGAGAGACGTGCGGGCGATGCTCGCGGCGCAGGACGGGCGCTGCGCGATCTGTCGTGCGCCCGATCCTGGTTGCGTCGATCACTGCCACGACACGCGGCGCGTCCGCGGGATGTTGTGCCGCAAGTGCAACGCAGGGCTCGGTCAGTTCCGCGACGATCCGCGGCTCCTGCGGGCGGCGATTCGTTACCTCGAGCACCACGGCAAGGCGCTTGACATCGGCGCGGAGACCGATGATGTTTCGCGTCCCTCACGGGCCTGCCTGGTTAGCTCAGTTGGTAGAGCAGGGGATTGA
- a CDS encoding GNAT family N-acetyltransferase, producing MAVLRGVRVALRAVVEGDLARLREILGEPGVARWGFELGDEELLGIETDDDLAMSAFAIELAGRVVGWIGGWEKNHPEYRHAGIDLFLADDAQGKGLRPEAIRLVCRYLFDERGHHRITIDPAAANEHAIRAYEKVGFRRVGVLRQYERGPDGSYHDGVLLDMLRADLRDD from the coding sequence ATGGCGGTGCTTCGTGGGGTGCGTGTGGCGTTGCGGGCGGTGGTGGAGGGGGACCTCGCGCGGCTGCGGGAGATCCTCGGCGAGCCTGGCGTGGCGCGGTGGGGGTTCGAGCTCGGGGACGAGGAGCTGCTCGGGATCGAGACGGACGACGACCTCGCGATGAGCGCCTTCGCGATCGAGCTCGCGGGGCGCGTCGTGGGGTGGATCGGAGGCTGGGAGAAGAACCACCCCGAGTACCGGCACGCCGGCATCGACCTGTTCCTCGCCGACGACGCGCAAGGCAAAGGCCTCAGGCCCGAAGCGATCCGGCTCGTCTGTCGCTACCTCTTCGACGAGCGCGGCCATCACCGCATCACGATCGATCCCGCCGCCGCGAACGAGCACGCGATCCGCGCCTACGAGAAGGTCGGCTTCCGCCGCGTCGGCGTCCTGCGGCAGTACGAGCGCGGCCCCGACGGCTCGTACCACGACGGCGTCCTCCTCGACATGCTCCGCGCGGACCTCCGCGACGACTGA
- a CDS encoding TrkA family potassium uptake protein, translated as MKIVIAGAGRGGLNLAVYLQTRGHSVVVLERDAQVVKQASEAHGIVMLAGDATDATVLKQAEPDRADAVLAMLYRDADNLGCALLARTLGAKRVLVRMRDPGYRGVYTAAGIHEILSETEILVGALGIAIEFDAVRHSMVLGTGTGETIAFEMTIPEGAWVVGKTLGEIAQANVLPASCVVAGMSHDGKLETPRGGSTFEAGMHVLLVSARDDLAAAIDLFRRADR; from the coding sequence GTGAAGATCGTCATCGCCGGCGCAGGCCGCGGCGGCCTGAACCTCGCGGTCTATCTCCAGACGCGCGGTCACAGCGTGGTCGTGCTCGAGCGCGACGCGCAGGTCGTGAAGCAAGCCTCCGAGGCGCACGGCATCGTCATGCTCGCCGGCGACGCGACCGACGCGACGGTGCTGAAGCAGGCGGAGCCGGATCGCGCGGACGCCGTGCTCGCGATGCTCTACCGCGACGCCGACAACCTCGGCTGCGCGCTGCTCGCGCGCACGCTCGGCGCCAAGCGGGTCCTCGTCCGCATGCGCGACCCGGGCTACCGCGGCGTGTACACCGCGGCCGGCATCCACGAGATCCTCTCCGAGACGGAGATCCTCGTCGGCGCGCTCGGGATCGCGATCGAGTTCGACGCGGTGAGGCACTCGATGGTGCTCGGCACCGGCACCGGCGAGACGATCGCGTTCGAGATGACGATCCCGGAGGGGGCCTGGGTCGTCGGCAAGACCCTCGGCGAGATCGCGCAGGCGAACGTGCTGCCGGCGTCGTGCGTCGTCGCGGGCATGAGCCACGACGGCAAGCTCGAGACGCCGCGCGGCGGCTCGACGTTCGAGGCGGGCATGCACGTCCTGCTCGTCTCCGCGCGCGACGACCTCGCCGCCGCGATCGACCTGTTCCGTCGCGCCGACCGGTAG